Proteins encoded in a region of the Vicia villosa cultivar HV-30 ecotype Madison, WI linkage group LG5, Vvil1.0, whole genome shotgun sequence genome:
- the LOC131601486 gene encoding UDP-glucuronate 4-epimerase 3 — translation MSQLKQMSHADNSAPSTPGKFKMEKASYFNRVRWHTSPAKLALWTFVFSAAILIFFFRSPATSSIPADPSRRSLRSPSNWGGPVWEKRVRSSARVRSRNGFSVLVTGAAGFVGTHVSAALKRRGDGVLGIDNFNDYYDPSLKRARQALLERTGVYIVEGDINDAALLRKLFEVVPFTHVMHLAAQAGVRYAMENPGSYVHSNIAGFVNLLEVCKTVNPQPSIVWASSSSVYGLNTKVPFSEKDRTDQPASLYAATKKAGEEIAHTYNHIYGLSLTGLRFFTVYGPWGRPDMAYFFFTRDILKGKTISIFEGANHGTVARDFTYIDDIVRGCLGALDTAEKSTGSGGKKRAPAQLRVFNLGNTSPVPVSDLVSILERLLKTKAKRNIMKLPRNGDVQFTHANISYAQGELGYKPVTDLQTGLKKFVRWYMNYYSGGKKAVE, via the coding sequence atgtcTCAGCTGAAGCAAATGTCGCACGCCGACAACAGTGCTCCGTCGACGCCGGGGAAGTTCAAGATGGAGAAAGCTTCTTACTTCAACCGTGTACGGTGGCACACTTCTCCGGCGAAGCTTGCTCTTTGGACCTTTGTTTTCTCAGCTGCAATCTTGATCTTCTTTTTCCGATCTCCGGCGACATCTTCTATTCCGGCGGATCCCTCTCGGCGGTCTCTGAGAAGTCCTTCCAACTGGGGTGGTCCGGTTTGGGAGAAACGCGTCCGTTCCTCCGCGAGGGTCCGGTCCAGAAACGGGTTCTCCGTTCTTGTGACCGGAGCCGCTGGTTTCGTCGGAACACATGTCTCCGCGGCGCTGAAGCGCCGCGGAGACGGTGTTCTGGGGATTGATAACTTCAATGACTATTATGACCCTTCTTTGAAGCGTGCAAGGCAAGCTCTTTTGGAGAGAACCGGTGTTTACATTGTGGAAGGTGATATCAATGATGCTGCTTTGTTAAGGAAGCTTTTTGAGGTTGTTCCTTTTACTCATGTCATGCATTTGGCTGCTCAAGCTGGTGTGAGGTATGCTATGGAGAATCCTGGTTCTTATGTTCATAGTAACATTGCTGGTTTTGTTAATTTgcttgaagtttgtaaaactgtTAACCCTCAACCTTCAATTGTTTGGGCTAGTTCTAGTTCTGTTTATGGATTGAATACTAAGGTGCCTTTTTCTGAGAAGGATAGAACAGATCAACCTGCTAGTTTGTATGCTGCTACTAAGAAAGCCGGCGAAGAAATCGCGCATACTTATAATCATATATACGGTCTTTCGTTAACCGGATTGCGGTTTTTCACTGTTTACGGTCCTTGGGGTAGACCTGATATGGCTTACTTCTTTTTCACTAGAGATATTTTGAAGGGGAAGACAATTTCCATTTTCGAGGGAGCGAATCATGGGACTGTTGCAAGGGATTTTACTTATATAGATGATATCGTGAGAGGGTGTTTAGGTGCTTTGGATACTGCCGAGAAGAGTACCGGAAGTGGCGGGAAGAAGAGGGCGCCGGCTCAGTTGAGGGTTTTCAATTTGGGGAATACTTCGCCCGTTCCTGTTTCCGATCTCGTGAGTATTTTGGAGAGGCTGTTGAAGACTAAGGCGAAGAGGAATATTATGAAGTTGCCGAGGAACGGGGACGTCCAGTTTACTCATGCGAATATTAGCTACGCGCAGGGAGAGCTCGGTTATAAGCCGGTGACAGATCTTCAGACCGGTTTGAAGAAATTCGTGAGGTGGTACATGAATTACTATTCCGGTGGGAAGAAAGCCGtcgagtga